The Methanolobus sp. WCC4 genome includes the window GCCGATCTCAAGAAGTGTTGACATTGAAGGGAACATGAACACAAGGATCGACAGGAATTGTAACAACACAGCAACAGTTACAAGCCGGCAGTGTTTGCGCATAGGGTCCTTTGTCACCTGAGATACGGCAACGGCAAGTACAAGCACAGACAATACCTGTAACAATAGATTTGCAAACGCCTGGTTGAACTGTGAGAACATATCTTTTACACCTGCCAGATTGATATTTATACCAGAAGTATGGCAGGTAAGAGTATAAAAATATTAGTATCAGGCACTAGAAATTGCCTTTATAGACCTTCAGGCCATTATCAGACACAGTAAGGATCCATGGTTCCATACTATGAGAAGATGCACGCATTTTCCTGACTCTCAGATACCTGTTGGCAACATTGCCCTTAAGCTGGAGACCAAGTTCGATTATCCCATCTGCAAGATAGCCTTCCATTCCAGTTGAAGGGTCCGCTATGCCGGACAGTTTTTCCTCCTCAAGTATAAGGAACGTCGTGAATTCCTCGCGTCTGAGCGTCTCAAGCATCTTATACAGATCTTTTCTGAGATCCCTGGGTTCAAGGTCTAAAAGTGAATACAGGGCTCCGAGTGAATCGATAGCAACACACGTACATTTATCATCGACGTTCTTTTTGAACTGTATAATATTATCCACAAGCAGAGTTAACAGGTCATCAGAGAGATCATCATACATGACCCTGTAATCGCTGAAATCCGATATGTGAAGCTTGTTTGAGAGGTCGATACCCATACTGTCCATGTTCTGCAGATGATTCTCTTTACTTTGCTCAAGAGTTATGTACAGGCCATATTCATCCTGCTGTTCAAGATAATTGGAGAGTACCTGGAAAGTGAAGCCTGACTTTAAGGTTCCGGCTGCACCCGTTACAAGAACAACGCTGTTTTTGGGTATATCCGTCGCAAAGACCTCGTTCAATCCATCTATCGTATCCACAAATCGCATTATAAACCTCTTTCCTTTTTAGCACCGCAAAAAAGAAGTAAGTATAATTATGTGAAAATAATATATATCTTTAATCCCGAATTTTAATCAGGGATAAGTGAAAGAATAACTAAGCAGGCACGTCCAACCAGTATATCCTGTAAGAACTATTTTTCCTCTGACAGGGATCTCATCCATCTTTTAAGCAGATGGAATTCCTTTGTCTCAAGAACAGCAGGATCCAGTTGCAGGATCATCCTTGAACTTGATGCCATGATAGCATCATTGGTCTGTTCGATGAGCTTTACTATTGACATGAGGTCATTATCCAGTAACAGGTATTCCAGTCCATCTATAAGGACGACACCATCCTCAACCTTGCTGAGAAAATCAGCAATTGTCGGATAGATCCTGAATATCTCCGCAGGATCGATAGATTGCTGACCTTCTATCCGGTTCTTTGTAAGCCAGATAATAGGTGTCTTTGTAATACCATACATATTGCGAACCTTGTCGGGATTCCTTCTTGTGATGCATAGTCCGGGTTTCCCGCTCCTGACAAGTTCAGAGAATGTCCCATAGCTCTTTTCAGGAAGAACACAGTCCAGAAGATAGACATAGCCACTTTCAAGTTCAACTTCACTGTTCCCGGTATCTTTTACCACATCCTCAGTAAGAGGAGTGATGAACAAACCCCTTAGACGTGAGCGATCCTGAAGTGTAACTATAAGCCCCTGTTTCTCACCATTCTCTTCAAGCAGGGATGTCGAAACGTTCATTGTGAGCTTTTCACCATATTTTGTGAAAAAGAGCATTTCAAAGTCTTTCTTATCAGCAAATTCAAGCAGATCCACGTTGTCTGTAAAGTCTTTTACAGGCCTTGCTATAAGTTCACCAACATCATAACCCAGAAGACCAGCAGCATTCTTATTCGCTGTCACTATCTTCTTTTTATTATCAAGGGACATTATAGCAATAGGGGATGCTTTGAGGAGGTTGTCAAGATATTCATTTGCCCTCTTTATCTTGGATTCCGCATCAAGCCTTTCAGTGATATCCTCACCCGATACAAGCAGACCTGTTATGTTGCCTTCTGAATCACCGAGAACGATATTGTTCCAGCTCATTATCCTTTTTTGCCGTTTGCTGTTCAGGAATGGGATCTCGAAGTATCCGCTTTTCATATCTTCACCGGACAGCAACCTGTCAAATCCATCCCGTGCATGTTCCCTGAATATCCCCGGGACGTAATTATCGAACCAGTCATTCCCTATTATTTCATCCTCAGTATAACCAAGGATGTCACATCCCTTCCTGTTGATAAGCTTAACAATTCCCTTCTCATCAAGAACAATGAGCATAACTCCTGCAAGGTCCAGATAATTCTGTGCCTGATCCCTTTCAGCAACGAGTTCATCATGGAGTTTTTTTATCCTCAGAAGGGATCCTACCCTGGTCTGGATCTCAAGCCTGTCAAGAGGCTTTGTAAGAAAGTCATCTGCACCTGCATCTATACCCTTGATACGGTCCTCTATGCTTGAAAGTGCTGTGACCATGATGATAGGGATAAAACGGGTCTTCTCTGAATCCTTCAGTTTTTTACATACTTCAAAACCGGTGATATCCGGCATCATGAGATCAAGAAGGATTATATCAGGATTATGAGCTTCCACCTTTTCCAGGGCCTCGAGCCCGCAATTTGCGGTGATGATCTCATAATCGTTCGTAAGGTAGGCATCAAGTAGCCTGATGTTCATAGCCTCATCGTCAACTACAAGCACTTTTCCTTTCTTTTGTTCATCCATCACTGTCACTCGTTAATTGCCCGGTATTCAAATATGAATGGTCAGAGACGTATATCTCCTGCTTAGAAACAGTATAATATTAAAGCTATATAAATAAGACCTAAGACCCGGCCATAAACATATATTACCACGTTGACCGCATGTGACCCATACATATAATTCTTCAAAGATACAGAAATAGAACCAGATAACCGATGACCGAAAAGAATGCCCCCGCAAAAGATGAACTTCGGGAAGGTATGAAAGAAGCAGCAGCAGCAGCAGATCTCCGCTATCTGCTTGAGAGAGGATACCGAAGGGATAGCTCCATTCGCTTTGTCGGGGACCACTACGGAATTGGCAGGAATGACAGATACATACTTGCAAGAACTGTGTTTTCAGACGGGACAGCCAGAGAACGTAAGAAGAAGATGGTCCAGTGTGACCAGCTTCAAAACAGATCGGTCCTTGTGGACGGATACAATGTGCTCATTACATTGGAGAGCCTGCTCAGAGGAGAAAGAGTATGGCTTGCAGATGATTCCTTCTTAAGGGATATCCGGGGGGTTTTCAGGAACCATTCGAATGACAGGTTCACAACCGAGGCAGTGGAGGAAATGCTCTCATTCTTTGTAATGTCGGAAGTAGGAACAGCATGTATACTTCTTGACAGCCAGATGAAACACAGCGGTGATCTGGCATCTTTCATCAGAAAGAGAATGCATGAACTCTCGATAACAGGTGATGCAAAAACATCAAAACATGTGGACCATGACCTGAAAAACTGTGATGGTTCATATATCGTAGCCACTGCAGATGGGATAATTATCGATTCTGTCGGAAAGGTCATTGATATCCCCGGATGCATATACAGGAATAAGGCCTCTGTAAAAATCCCCTATATTAGTACAAACCACAGATGAACACAGATAAACGCAGATTCAAATTATCGATATCTGCGTGACCTGCTGAACGAAAGTTCAGCAGGCATCCAACTCCGAAGGAGATGGATGTATCTGTGTTTATCTGCGGTTATTAGTGTAGCTCATCAACAAGTAGGATTTCTACAGAGCCGGAATAAGCAACAAATCTAATAATACTGAATACTTTAAGTGCTCACATGAAAAAGCTGGGAATCGTTGTAACCGATCCTGATGATTGGACTGCAAATGCATTGATACAGGAAGCCAGAAAAAGAGGTTTTGAAACATGCTGCCCAAACCTTGGAAAACTGGAAACCTCTATCATGAAGGAGACCGAGCATACTGCAGATGATGTGAACCTCTCTGAACTTGATGCCATAATCATAAGGGATATGGGACCTGGTAAGAACGATGCCCACATATTCCGTTTCGATGTACTTCAGGAACTTGAGGAAAGCGGAAAGATAATGATCAATCCTCCGGTTGCGATCCAGAATGCCGCCAACAAGTTCCGTGCAAGCTGTCTGATAGCAAAGGAAGGGATTCCCACACCTGATACATTTATCACACAGGATACCGAAACAGCCCTGAAGTTCATAGAGGAGAGGAACGATGTTGTCCTCAAACCGGTTTTCGGGTACAAGGGAATTGGCATCAAGCGCATAAAGGACAATGTTGTCCTTGGCCCTGACGGAAACCGGGAAGGAACAGATGCCTGTGACCTTGTATCATCTTATATAGAAGAAAAAGGAATTGTTTATATACAGGAATTCATCGAGAATCCCGGCCAGGATATCAGGGCATTCGTGGTCAACGGAAAGGTCACAGGTGCTATCTATCGAAAAGCACCGGATGGATGGTGGCTGAACAATCTCAGTCAGGGAGGCACTCCGCAGGAATGTAAGCTTTCCACAGAACAGGAGAATATGTGCCTGAAAGCTGCAAAGGCTATCAATGCCGTATATGCCGGAGTAGACCTCATTGAGAACGAAGAAGGATGCTATGTCCTTGAAGTGAATGCAACACCTTCAGGAGCAGGCATCTACAGGTCCCTGAACATAAACGTTGCAGAACATATATTGGATACTATTGAGAACAGGCTATGAAATGCCTAAAAGGAAGAAAAATGAGCGAATATAAACAATGTATTGTCATCAGGGATGATCTGAAACTATCCAAAGGCAAACTGGCCGTACAGGTGGCACATGCTGCCGTTTCTGCTTCGGAGTGGGCTGACCGTAACACCCTGGACAAATGGAAAGAAGGTGGACAGAAGAAAGTAGTTCTCAGAGTTCCCACATTGAAGGACCTTTTCGCACTGAAGGAAGTGGCAAGGAGAGAAGGACTTCCAACTGCACTCATACAGGATGCAGGACGCACGGAGATAGCACCCGGAACAGTTACTGTACTTGGTATCGGACCTGCGAAGGAAGAGGAACTTGACAGAGTTACGGGAGACCTGAAGCTTCTTTAAGGGACTTTCCTGTGCCTGCAGGTTTTTCGGTGGTTACAATGAAAAAGGATACAAAAACGAACTTGCTGATGTATGCAATAATTTGTGTGGCATTGACAGGAGCTATACTGTCATCCGGATGCCTCTCAGAACCGATGAGCAAGGTGGGGGATATCTTCAGTCCCTCTTCCGGGAACCTTTTCCAGAAAGATGATCACTATATACTGGATACAGCCGACCTCACCATTCCTGTTGTCACGACCGATCAGATAGATAAATATGAGGATATGCCTGACGAGCTTTCAGACAGGTCCCCTGGTTTTGAACTTTCGAGTTACTACAAATACATGCAATTCTATGAAGGAAGCGAGAGTGTTGTCAGTGTAAACGTTAAGAACACTGGAGATAACTCCGTCTTCGTATACCAGTTCGGCTTAAAGCTGACATCTGAAAATGAACTTATAGCACAGGATACTGGTGTGACCATAGAGCCGGGTGAAGAAAAGAATATCGGCATCATAGCACTTGATGTTCCCAAAAATGTAGAGGAAATAGAACTTGAGCTGCAGTTGTCAATGCTGGCACAGACAAAAACAGACAGATGGCATGATTACAAAGAACAGTACTTTGAGGAGATAACTATAGACGTTTCCGAAGCCCAGGCCATGCAGGAACCAGAATACACATCCAACCCCGAGAACCTGTTCACGCAGATCAATGAGATGATAGACCCTTCTGATGTAGGTGTCCGTACCATGGCTGCTGCCTCAGCAAAGAAATATCCCGGACAATACAACATATATCAGATATGTGCCCTTTTCGACGATACGAAAGAAGAGATACAATACATCAGCGACCCAAGAGGCAAGGACCTGTGGTGCGCTCCGGGAGATACGATAACAGTAGGTGCAGGGGATTGTGATGATTATGCCATACTCCTCTCATCATTGATAGAGGCCATCGGAGGAACCTCAAGGGTCTACCTTACAGACACGCATGCCTTTACAGCAGTATACATAGGCAATGAAACGGAAGAGATAGCAAACGCAATTGGAGAATACTACGGCCCTGTACCGATATATTACACTACGGACCAGTACGGTTCATGGCTTATGCTGGACCCCACATCAAGCATATATGCAGGAGGACTTCCCGGAGGAACTGCTCCCACAGATGAGGGATGGACCTTCCTGGACACCACCACGGTCACAGTGATCGACATTGCACCCAAGGAATAACAGGATGATAACAGATGATACCACCGATCGAAAAGAAGATGGGAATTGACCTTTATAGTACAGACACCAGCGGAATAGGAGGTGTATTGAGACAGGTCCCTGAGGATTTCATTGTCAGGGAGATTACCAACCGCGAGGAAGGTGACAGCGGAAAACAGCTCATCCTTGAACTTACAAAGACCAACTGGGACATGCACCACCTCATCAGGGATATGTCCCGCAAACTTGGCATCAGCCAGAAGAGGATCGGTTTTGCCGGTACCAAGGACAAAAGGGCAAGGACCACCCAGAAGATCAGTATATACGACATCTCTAAGGAGGATATCGAGGGATTCTACCTTAAAGATGTTGAATTGAAGGTGATTGGAAGGTCAAAGAGGTCCATCGGACTTGGTGACCTCTATGGGAACGAGTTCATGATCACAATAAGGGACATAGATCTCAGTCAGGATGAACTGGAGAAAGAGCTCAAGAAGACCACAGACGAGATCGTTTCCTTCGGTGGTGTGCCTAACTTCTTCGGCATCCAGAGATTCGGGGCTATCAGACCTGTCACCCATTTGGTAGGTGAACAGCTCCTCAAAGGAGACTTTGAGAAAGCAGCCCTCACTTATATTGCACAGTCCTTCCCTGATGAGACAGATGATGTGAAGGAAGCAAGGGACTTTGTGATGGAGACCAGGGACTTTGTTGAAGGACTCAAGATATACCCTCTGCGTCTCAGGTATGAGAGAGCCATGATGCATTACCTCGTTGAGAATCCGGGTGATTTTGCCGGTTCTTTCGGTGTACTTTCAAATAACATAAGCCGGATGTTCATCCACGCCTACCAGTCATACATCTTCAACCGTATCATATGCAGGAGAATAGAGAAAGGACTCGCCCTTGATAAGGCATATCCTGGAGATATCATCTGCTTCAAGAACAAGGAAGGTCTTCCTGATGTCACAAAGATGCAGAAGGCAGACGAAGACAACGTTGCTGGCATGAACAATCTTCTCAAAAGAAGAAGGGCATTCATCACAGCACCACTTGTGGGATATGAGACAGAGTTCGCATCGGAACTCTCCGGTGAGATCGAGAAAGAGATGTTCGAAGAGACAGGGATGGAACAGGAAGATTTCAAGATCTCGCAGATATCAGACCTTTCATCAAAGGGTCTTCGCAGGGAGATATTACTCTACTGTGAACCCGTTTACGAGACGGGAGAGGATGAACTCAACCCCGGAAAGAGCAAAGTCACGCTGACATTCTCCCTTCCAAAGGGCAGTTATGCCACTACGGTACTCAGAGAGTACATGAAAACAGAACCTTTAAAAATGAGTTAGATGTCCGAAAATATTTCGGGCTTTTTGACTCTGTAGGGGAATCCTCAGTAATATTAAACCACAGATTAACGTAGATACACACAGATAGTGTTTGTTCGCATCTGTGTTGATCTGCGTGTATCTGCGGTTTTTGTAAAATGAGATAATTCTACAGAGCCGACTTTTTATTCTTATTTTAATTGATTATTTAGTCCAGCATTGACTGGATGAAGGCCTTGAAAGGTGGGGATGGCCTGCCCGGTCTGGACTTGAATTCCGGATGGAACTGGGATGCGAAGAAGAACTTCTTGCCGGGTATCTCAGCAATCTCCATCCTGTTCCTGTTCTTGCCGGAGAACACCATGCCACTTTCCTCTATCCTTTCAACGTAGTTAGGATTGACCTCATACCTGTGCCTGTGACGCTCTATTATCTGGGACTGACCGTATATCTCCTCTGCCAGTGAACCTTCCTTCAGGTCCGCATAGTAGTCACCAAGACGCATTGTCGCACCCATGTCAAGCACACCCTCCTGTTCAGGAAGGATATCGATAACAGGATAAGGTGTGTCCTCGTCGAACTCGGTACTGTTGGCATTCTCAAGACCTGCCACATTTCTGGCGAACTCTATAACGGAAAGCTGCATACCAAGACAGAGACCAAGATATGGGATGTCATTCTCCCTGGCAAACTGTATGGCTTTTATCTTACCCTCGGTACCCCTTTCACCAAAGCCTCCCGGAACAAGTATACCGTCATATTCCGAAAGTGATGAAATGGATGCAGGGTCATCCTCGAAGGATTCGGCATTGATCCAGCAAACATCATAATTCACACCGCATTCGATAGCGGCATGTTTAATGGAAGCACTGATACTCAGATAAGAATCCTCCAGGTGTGTGTATTTTCCCACTATACCTATCTTTACCTCACCTTTAAGGGAGTGCATCCTGTCGACCATCTTAGCCCAGGAATCATCTGAACCAGTAGCTGTCAGTTTGAGATGCTTCATCAGGAAATCGGTAAGTCCTTCCTTTTCCATCATCAAAGGTACATCATAAATATCCTTTGCATCATGGGCGCTGATGACAGCTTCTTCAGGTACATCACAGAAAAGGGATATCTTTGAGACAGTACTTTCAAGCAGAGGTTCAGGACATCTTGTTACTATAATATGGGGTTTCAGGCCAAGTTCCCTTAACTCTTTAACGGAATGCTGTGTTGGCTTAGTCTTCTGGTCACCCTGTGGGTCCATGGGTACAAGTGTAACATGGACAAAAGCCAGGTTCTCTGCCGGTTCTTCCCTGTACATCTGCCTTACAGCTTCAAGGAAAGGCATACTCTCGATATCACCAACAGTACCTCCTACCTCTATAAGACAGACATCTGCCCCGCTCTTAGCAGCCACCCTACGGATCCTGTCCTTTATCTCATTGGTTATGTGAGGAATGATCTGTACGGTCTTTCCGAGGTATTCACCCCTGCGTTCCTTGGAGATAACGGCCTCGTAGACCTTTCCTGTGGTCAGGTTGTGTTCTCTGGTAAGCTCTGTGTCAAGGAAACGCTCGTAGTTCCCAAGATCAAGGTCAACCTCACCTCCGTCCTTAAGTACGAATACCTCTCCATGCTGGAAAGGACTCATAGTACCCGCATCGATATTGATATAGGGATCGATCTTGATGGCTGTGACCTTGTATCCCTTGTTCTTGAGGTTACGCCCGATAGAGGCAGTGGTAATTCCTTTTCCTAGCCCACTCATTACGCCGCCGGTTACTATGATATATTTCATATTGATCATCTACACCTTGATTATTTTCTAATATTGGGAAGTCGTATTAACAGATAAAACATAAATGCTGTCAGTAATATCGAATAGAATACTGACTGATAGAATCCAAAGAACTGTGAAAGGTCAACTGACCTTATGGCAACAACAAGAACTGATAGTACCAGCAACAACAGGACCAGTCTTACTAGTATTCCCAAATGCGAACCAACCATTCCTGAGATAGAGTTTATCATCTCAGCCGAAAGTGCAGGAAGCTGAGCACTCCAGTGGTCCCTGTCATACATGCCGGTAGAGGATGGTTTTGATGGTTTGGAAGGCTTTGCTGCTTTAGATACCTGTGCAGGTTTGTACAACGATTCGTCAACATCCACCACAAAGTTCTTTTCATCTGGTCCCGGATAACCCAGATTCAGATTAAAAGCCTGTCTTTTGGAACCGTAACCAACGGTTATGAAGATCTGACCTTTGGTATATAGCCTGCCATCATAGGGTATCCTTGTTATCAGCGGGATATACTCCTCATGTCTGACATAAGGATTGTCCTCAAGGATCGTGATATTCTCCCTTAAAGGGTCACTCACAGATATATTTACATGGGTCGGTGCACCGTAGTTGATCATCACGATCTCAAAACTACGTTCCTCGCCGGGAGATAACGGTAACTCCACCGTATCCGTCTCGAACTCTATCGAATTAACTCCCAGTCTGTTAATATGCACCTGCTGCAATGGATTTCCTCACTTAGTTCATTCCCTGAGGTCAGGAGGAAGCATGTTTGGTATCCCATCCTCTATAGGGTAATATTCATTGCAGACAGAACAGTACAGGGTGCCCGAAATAACCTCATCCCCTTCCTCTTTCTCTATATTGAGGACAAGGTCCCCTTTGCATACAGGACATGCCAGAATATCCATAAGGTTCTTTTTCACTCGATCACCACCCTTCAATACGTTATCATCAATATAAGGTTTTTCTATCGCATGTCCAGTATAATAGTTCAGACAATGAAACTCGCAATGACAGACACTATCAACCAGATAAGAGATAATTTAATCTACTTCCAGACATGTACAATAACCCATGTTCTCGATCTTCCTTAAGGTGCTGGAGTTTGCCATTCCCATACTTATCATGATCTTTGTGGGACTTTTCGGCACAGGCATCCTTATCGAACTTGGATTCATGCAGAAGTTCGCAGGGCTTGTCAGGCCTATTTTCAAATACACCAACCTTCCTGACACATGTGCATCCTCTTTTCTTGTAGCATTGGGTTCTACTGTAGCTGCAAATGGTATGGTTGTCAACTTCAAGGAAAGCGGTTGTATCAATGAGAGGGAGACAATGCTCTGTGCATTGCTCAACAGCACTCCCGCCTATGTAAGGGAGATAATAACCTACCAGATACCCATAGTCCTTCCTGCACTCGGACCTGTTGTAGGTGGGTTCTATGTAATGGTGTTCATAATTACAGCGATCGTCAAGGTCAGTGCAGTGATACTTCTCAGCAGGATATTCCTGAAGAAGAACAGATGTATGTATGACGAGAATATCTCATCTAAGAAAGTGACACTGAGAGATGCAATCAAAGGCTCCATGAAGCGCAATCGCAGACTGTTCACAAAGATAGCTGTCATATACCTTTCAATGACAACACTGGTTTTCATACTCAGGGAAAAAGGAGCATTTGAGATATTCAGTGTCCTGCCACTTGCAGATCTCTTCGGGATCCCATCCGAGAGCATAGTGCCCCTTACCAGCTACGTTGCAAGTCCCATACTTGGCATCTCACTCCTGGGACCAATGATAAGCAACAATGGCATATCCAACTTGCAGGCAATGATAGTCCTTATGCTCGGAAGTATGTTCATGCTCCCCATGTTCAGCATTAGGACACTTTTGCCAAGATACATATCAATATTCGGAGCACGGGTCGGGATAAGGATCGTTGCTTTCTCTACAGGGATCAGCATACTCGTGAGGTTCTGCATATTGCTAATACTATTATCGATAGCACCCTGAAGTTGTACATAGTCCTGTAGTAATTAGTTGTTCTGTCAGCATGGAGTCCGGATACCCCTTTATTTACAGGGATATATGCTTGCATATATACTTTACCGGAACTTCCATATACAATTGATCAAATGTAAAATTTGCACATTATTTCTTAGACGTTTTACTCAAGAAAAAGTATAAGTGAATACATCAGGCCTTCACTATAAAGGCAAAAATCATATTGAACAATAAATTAATATAATATATTAGCCTCTATATAATAACATAGAGATAGAATACTCTTTCTATCTATTCGCTGTGCAAACTTTGCATATATTGTACCAAATATGGGAGATATGAATAAAATGGTAAAAGTAATGATCGTTGACGATGCTGCATTTATGCGCATGGTCATCAAGGATATTTTAACAAAAAATGGTCACGAAGTAGTTGCCGAATGTGTTGATGGTCTTGATGCCGTTAATCAGTATCCACAGGTAAAACCTGAGCTTGTCTTTATGGACATAGTCATGCCAAATATGGAAGGGATCGATGCTCTCAAGAAGATCATGGAAATGGACCCTGCTGCAAAAGTTGTCATGTGCTCATCCATAGGACAGCAGTCTGTTGTGACAGATGCCCTTAAAACAGGTGCCCTTGACTTCATAGTCAAACCGTTCGATGCAGCTAAGGTGCTGGAAGTAATCGGAAAAGTAGTCTGATATGACGATCAATGTACTTGTAGTCGATGACTCTGCGCTCATGCGTAAAGTAGTCTCTGACATCTTAACAGAAGATCCGGAGATGAAGGTTGTAGCTACTGCAAGGAATGGACAGGAAGCCGTAGAAAAGGTCGAGAAATTCAGGCCTGATGTTGTAACTCTTGACGTTGAGATGCCAGTTCTGGATGGATTGCATGCTCTTGGATATATTATGAGTGAGTGTCCAACCCCGGTAGTGATGTTAACAGCGATCGACTCCAGGTCAGCAGAAACTACATTGAATGCATTCGAGTATGGAGCGGTGGATTTCATACAGAAACCATCAGGAAATATAAGTTTGAACATCGCGGATATTGCTAAAGAGATCCGCATTAAAGTAAAAATGGCCTCTAAAGTGGACCTGAAGAAATTGGGGTTCATGGAAGAACACGTGAAGAGATCACGTGAAAATGAAGGGAAAAAAGTGCGTCCCACACAAAGAAAACAGGCTATCAAAAAGAACAGACACCATGCAAATGGCAAGATCATTGCTATTGCCTCTTCAACAGGCGGACCTCGTGCTCTTGAACAGGTCATACCTAAATTACCAGGAAACCTGAAAGTTCCTGTAGTGATCGTCCAGCACATGCCTGCAGGATTTACAGC containing:
- a CDS encoding nucleoside recognition protein; protein product: MFSIFLKVLEFAIPILIMIFVGLFGTGILIELGFMQKFAGLVRPIFKYTNLPDTCASSFLVALGSTVAANGMVVNFKESGCINERETMLCALLNSTPAYVREIITYQIPIVLPALGPVVGGFYVMVFIITAIVKVSAVILLSRIFLKKNRCMYDENISSKKVTLRDAIKGSMKRNRRLFTKIAVIYLSMTTLVFILREKGAFEIFSVLPLADLFGIPSESIVPLTSYVASPILGISLLGPMISNNGISNLQAMIVLMLGSMFMLPMFSIRTLLPRYISIFGARVGIRIVAFSTGISILVRFCILLILLSIAP
- a CDS encoding response regulator → MVKVMIVDDAAFMRMVIKDILTKNGHEVVAECVDGLDAVNQYPQVKPELVFMDIVMPNMEGIDALKKIMEMDPAAKVVMCSSIGQQSVVTDALKTGALDFIVKPFDAAKVLEVIGKVV
- a CDS encoding methytransferase partner Trm112; its protein translation is MKKNLMDILACPVCKGDLVLNIEKEEGDEVISGTLYCSVCNEYYPIEDGIPNMLPPDLRE
- a CDS encoding chemotaxis response regulator protein-glutamate methylesterase, with the translated sequence MTINVLVVDDSALMRKVVSDILTEDPEMKVVATARNGQEAVEKVEKFRPDVVTLDVEMPVLDGLHALGYIMSECPTPVVMLTAIDSRSAETTLNAFEYGAVDFIQKPSGNISLNIADIAKEIRIKVKMASKVDLKKLGFMEEHVKRSRENEGKKVRPTQRKQAIKKNRHHANGKIIAIASSTGGPRALEQVIPKLPGNLKVPVVIVQHMPAGFTASLAQRLDGQSQITVTEAKDGDVLHAGHAYLAPGNYHMEIVSREKGGVFHEVIKLNQNPKEQGVRPCANILFKSLVPIYGSNIVTAVLTGMGTDGADGVEDIKKAGGKAIAEDERSCVVYGMPKAIVQRDLADSIVPLEKVSIEILRMLE